A part of Neovison vison isolate M4711 chromosome 6, ASM_NN_V1, whole genome shotgun sequence genomic DNA contains:
- the PDE4C gene encoding LOW QUALITY PROTEIN: cAMP-specific 3',5'-cyclic phosphodiesterase 4C (The sequence of the model RefSeq protein was modified relative to this genomic sequence to represent the inferred CDS: substituted 2 bases at 2 genomic stop codons) translates to MSPLGSGVIRRRFSGTPLLPPLSSRLGTPGEVEPSACVVFTIESQGAEQSHNPDPGSFDLENGFSCGRSTLDPQVGPGLGRVIQAAAQHSQRRESFLYRSDSDYELSPKAMSRNSSAASDLHGEDMIVTPFAQVLASLRTVRSNVAALAHLQGRGAGRRDPQGGXGSPXPAWPPEDTGQKLALETLDELDWCLDQLETLQTRHSVGEMASNKFKRMLNRELTHLSETSRSGNQVSEYISQTFLDQQTEMELPRVTPMESPRPMCQISSLRGLPHRASLSAATVPRFGVQTDQEGQLAKELEDTNKWGLDVFKVAELSGNRPLTTVMFSIFQERDLLKTFQIPADTLVTYLLTLESHYHADVAYHNSLHAADVAQSTHVLLATPALEAVFTDLEILAAIFASAIHDVDHPGVSNQFLINTNSELALMYNDASVLENHHLAVGFKLLQAENCDIFQNLSAKQRLSLRRMVIDMVLATDMSKHMNLLADLKTMVETKKVTSLGVLLLDNYSDRIQVLQNLVHCADLSNPTKPLELYRRWTDRIMAEFFQQGDRERESGLDISPMCDKHTASVEKSQVGFIDYIAHPLWETWADLVHPDAQDLLDTLEDNREWYQSKIPRSPVDLTSPEQGSPDRFRFELTLEEAEEEEEEEGALDTEVSESPDTELPAPEASPEPGALLLDNQRTGGKPCMDHEANVMAEPFGT, encoded by the exons ctttgacCTGGAAAATGGATTCTCATGCGGCAGAAGCACCCTGGACCCTCAGGTTGGGCCTGGCCTTGGCCGGGTCATCCAGGCCGCTGCTCAGCACAGCCAAAGGCGAGAGTCCTTCCTGTACCGCTCCGACAGCGACTATGAACTCTCGCCCAAGGCCATGTCCCGGAACTCCTCTGCAGCTAGCGATCT ACACGGAGAAGACATGATTGTGACGCCCTTTGCCCAG GTCCTAGCCAGTCTGAGGACGGTTCGGAGCAACGTCGCAGCGCTCGCCCACCTGCAAGGCCGCGGGGCA GGGCGTAGGGACCCCCAGGGGGGTTGAGGCAGCCCCTGACCAGCTTGGCCCCCAGAGGACACTGGGCAGAAGCTGGCTTTGGAGACACTGGACGAGCTGGACTGGTGTCTGGATCAGCTGGAGACACTGCAGACACGGCACTCAGTGGGGGAAATGGCCTCAAACAAG TTCAAGCGGATGCTGAACCGGGAGTTAACTCACCTGTCCGAAACCAGCCGCTCTGGGAACCAGGTGTCCGAGTACATCTCTCAAACCTTCCTGG ATCAGCAGACTGAGATGGAGTTGCCTAGGGTGACTCCCATGGAGAGCCCAAGGCCCATGTGCCAGATCAGCAGCCTCCGTGGGCTCCCCCACAGGGCCAGCCTCTCTGCAGCCACCGTCCCACGCTTTGGGGTCCAGACTGACCAGGAGGGGCAGTTGGCCAAG GAACTGGAAGACACCAACAAGTGGGGGCTTGATGTGTTCAAGGTGGCAGAGCTAAGTGGAAACCGTCCCCTCACAACCGTCATGTTCAGCATCTTTCAG GAACGGGACCTGCTCAAGACATTTCAGATCCCAGCGGACACACTTGTCACCTACCTTCTGACCTTGGAGAGTCACTATCATGCCGACGTGGCCTACCACAACAGCCTCCATGCCGCTGATGTAGCCCAGTCCACGCATGTGCTGCTGGCCACACCCGCCCTCGAG GCTGTTTTCACAGACCTGGAAATCCTGGCTGCCATCTTTGCAAGTGCCATCCATGATGTGGACCATCCTGGGGTCTCCAACCAGTTTCTCATCAACACCA ACTCAGAGCTTGCCCTTATGTACAACGATGCCTCCGTGCTGGAGAACCACCACCTGGCCGTGGGCTTCAAGCTTCTGCAAGCCGAGAACTGTGACATCTTCCAGAACCTCAGTGCCAAGCAGCGGCTGAGTCTGCGCAGGATGGTCATCGACATG GTCCTGGCCACAGACATGTCCAAACACATGAACCTCCTGGCTGACCTCAAGACCATGGTGGAGACCAAGAAGGTGACAAGCCTTGGAGTCCTACTATTGGACAACTACTCTGACCGCATCCAG GTCTTGCAGAACCTGGTGCACTGTGCAGACCTCAGCAACCCCACCAAGCCGCTGGAGTTGTACCGCCGGTGGACGGACCGCATCATGGCCGAATTCTTCCAGCAGGGCGACCGGGAGCGCGAATCAGGCCTGGATATCAGCCCCATGTGTGATAAGCACACCGCCTCGGTGGAGAAGTCCCAG GTGGGTTTCATTGACTACATTGCACACCCACTGTGGGAGACGTGGGCTGATCTGGTGCACCCAGATGCACAGGACCTGCTGGACACGCTGGAGGACAACCGTGAGTGGTACCAGAGCAAGATCCCCCGCAGTCCTGTGGATCTCACCAGCCCCGAGCAGGGGAGCCCTGACCGATTCCGCTTTGAGCTGACTCTGGAGGAGgcggaagaagaggaggaggaggaaggagcttTAGACACAGAGGTCTCGGAGTCACCTGACACTGAGCTTCCAGCCCCAGAAgccagcccagagcctggggcCCTACTCCTGGACAACCAGAGGACTGGGGGCAAGCcctgcatggaccatgaggccaatGTGATGGCCGAGCCCTTTGGCACCTAA